CTCCCACGGCACGTCCGGCGCGCGGTCGTCGCCCCAGTGGAAGCTCTCATCCACGACCACCGCCTTGGGCATGGTCGGGGCGTTGTCGCGACGATCGGGAGTCAGGTCGGCGCGCGGGCTTTGGAGACGGTAGCCGAACAGTGCATCGGACCAGCGCACCGGGCCGCTCAATTGCCTCGCATAGGGATCGAGCAGCAGCTTGTGCGCGTTGAAACGGTGCCCGTGGGCCGGTTCGTAGGGGCCGAGAGCGCGGTATCCGTAGACGGTGCCGATTGCCGCGTGTGGCAAGTAGCCATGCCAGACCTCGTCGGTGCATTCGGGCAGCGTGATTCGCGCTAGTTCCTTGCGGCCGTTATCCGAGAATAGGCACAGGTCGATGCGAGCGGCGTTGGCAGAGAACACGGCGAAGTTCACGCCAAGCCCGTCCCAGTGCGCGCCCAGCGGGTATGGTTTGCCGGGAAGCATGCGAGTGGCGGGGACCAGTGGCAAATCAGGCTCCTTCGGGTACGAGCCGCAGGACTAGCGTGGCCAGCGGCGGGATCGTGAGCGTGGCGCAAGCGGGCAGGCCGTGCGACGGCGTGGCGGTGGCTTGGACTTCGCCACCATTGCCCACATTGCTGCCGCCATAGCAGGCGGCGTCGGTGTTGATGCATTCCTGCCAGCGGCCCGCGAACGGCACTCCCAAGCGGTAGCCCGGGCGCACCACCGGGGTCATGTTGACCACCGCCAGCACCACGTCGCGGCTGCCGGGAGCGGCGCGGCGCAGATAGGCGAAGACGCTGTTGCGGCTGTCGTCGCCGACCACCCAGCTAAAGCCCTCTGGTCGATGATCGAGCGCATGCAGCGCAGGCAGGGCGCTGTGCAGGCGGTTCAGATCGCGCACTAGCGTCAGCATGCCGCGGTGCTCGGGCTGCTCTAGCAGCCACCAGTCCAATTCGGTGTCATGGTTCCACTCGCGCCATTGGGCGAACTCGGCACCCATGTAGAGCAGCTTCTTGCCGGGGTGCGTCCACATGAAGCCGTAGTAGGCGCGCAGGTTCGCAAAGCGCTGCCAGTTGTCGCCAAGCGTCTTGCCGATCATCGAGCCCTTGCCATGCACCATTTCGTCATGGGAGATTGGCAGCACGAACGCCTCGGACCAAGCATAGACCGTGCCGAAGGTCAGGTCCTGATGGTGCCAGGCGCGGTGCACGGAATCACGGGAGAGATAGCGCAGCGTGTCGTGCATCCACCCCATGTTCCACTTGAAGGTGAATCCCAAGCCGCCGTTCTCTACCGGCGCGGTCACGCCGGGCCAGGAGGTGGATTCTTCTGCAATGGTCATGGCGCCCCGGCAACGCTCGCGCACCACGGTATTGAGTTCGCGCAGGAAGGCCACGGCTTCCAGGTTCTCGCGCCCGCCGAAGCGGTTGGGCAGCCACTGGCCAGGCTGGCGGCTGTAGTCGCGGTAGAGCATCGACGCCACCGCATCCACACGCAGTCCGTCGATATGGTAGTGCTCCAGCCAGTGCAGGGCGCTGGCCAGCATGAAGCCGCGCACTTCATTGCGGCCCAGGTTGTAGATCAGCGTGTTCCAGTCCTGGTGGAAGCCCTCGCGCGGGTCCTGGTACTCGTAAAGTGCGGTGCCGTCGAACTCGGCCAGCCCGTGCGGATCGGTGGGGAAGTGCGCCGGCACCCAGTCCAGGATCACGCCGATGCCGGCGGCGTGGCAGCGGTCGACGAAGGCGGCAAACGCCTGCGGCGGGCCCAGCCGCGCGGTGGGCGCGAACAGCGACAGCGGCTGGTAACCCCAGGAGCCGCCGAAGGGATGCTCCATCACGGGCAGCAGTTCGATATGGGTGAAGCCCAGTTCGCGCACATACGGGATCAACCGATCCGCGAGCCGTGCCCAGCCATGCATGGGATCGTTAATCTCGGCCAGCCACGAGGTGACGTGCATCTCGTAGATAGACAGGGGCGCGGCGCGCGCATCGGTGCTGGCGCGCCGGCGCATCCAGGCCTGGTCGGTCCAGCTATACGGCGGCGCCGACGTGCCCGGCCGCGCTACCACCGAGGCGGTGGCCGGCGGAGCTTCTGTGGCCAGCGCCACCGGATCGGCCTTGTCGGGCAACGGCTCGCCGAGCGCACCGAGCAGGTCGAACTTGTAGCGGCAGTCCGGCGCCGCGCCCATTGCCCCGGGAATGAACAGCTCCCAGATGCCCGCGCCGTGGCGCAGTCGCATCGGGTGGCGCACGGGATTCCAGCCGTTGAAATCACCGATCACTGAGACGCGCCGGGCATTGGGCGCCCATACGGCAAAGCGTACGCCATCGATGCCTTCCAGGGTCTGCACCTGCGCCCCCAGGCAACTGCCAAGCTCGAAGTGGCGGCCCTCGGCGATCAGGTGCAGGTCGAGGTCGCCCAACAAGATGCCAAAGGCGTATGGATCGGCACTGAGTTGCTCGCTGCCATCAGGCCAGCGCATCCCGATCCGGTAGTCGCGCGCGCCAGCGGTGCCGGCCAGGGTCCCGGCGAAGATGCCCCCGGGATGAAGCCGCTCCAGTTCGGCCAGGCGCGTGCCATCGGCGGCGGCCAGCCACGCCGACAGCGCGCCCGGCAGGCAGGCACGTACCACGGTATGGTCACACGAAGGATGGGGCCCGAGCACGGCAAAGGGATCGACATGGCGCCCCGCCAGCAGGGCCTCCAGGTCGGGAATCGCCAGGGACAGAGGCGAGGCTGCGCGGGGCATGTGCTGGTCCTTCTGGCTGTCCCGGGGCTGGGCGGTTTCAGCTTTGTTCATTGCCGTTCTCCCCAGGGCCGGTGAGTTTGCGGATCAGCCGCGCCAGTCCGTTGACCGGCAGGTCAATCCACGCCACGCGGTTGGCGGCCTCGTAGCCCACCTCGTAGGCGGCCCGCTCGAGCAGGAAGAGATCGAGCAAGGCATCCATTTTCTCCGCCGGCGCCCACGGCTGGGCGGCGCCCTCGGCCACCTGGCGATAGCCGGCAAGGAAGGCGCTGCAGGCGGCGTCGCGGAAACTGTCGAGCAGCGCCTCACGGCGCTGGGTGAGCGCCGGCGGCAGCGTGGCGTGGGTGCGCTCGTGCCGGTCCGTGCCGACCGTGGCGGCAGCGTAGTCAAACGAGCGCAGAAGGCCCGCGACGTCTCGTAGCGGCGAGGTCTTGCGCCGGCGCCAGTCCAGTGGCAGGCCCGGTTCGCCTTCGAAGTCGACGAGGTAGGTATCGTTCTGTGCGATTAGCACCTGCCCCAGATGGAAGTCGCCGTGAATGCGCGTCTGCAGGCTGCCGGGCGCCGCCGCGGCAAGCCTGGCCACCAGTCGGGGCAAATGCTCGCGTGCCGCTAGCAAGGTGTCGATATCGGCGGCGAAGCGGTCGTTGCGGGCCCGGCGGGCAAGTTCGCCGGCGCGCGTTGTCAGCAGGGACATGGCGCCCTCGAGCTCGGCCAAGGCTTCGTCGGCCCAGTGCTGCGCCTGCGCCTGGCCGGCCGCTTCCGGCGCAAAGGCGGAATCGCCGGACGGCTGTGCCAGCACCGTGTGCAATTCCGCCAAGCGCTGGCCCAGCGTGCAGGCGACCGTGGAATATCCCTTCAAGGCTTCGGCGAACTCTTCCTCGCTATTGTCCGACGGCAGCGCGTCGTCAATGGCCCGGCCGAGATAGTCCAGGGTCCAGCCCCAGGCATCGCCCTGGTTGAGGATGTAGCCCTGCAGCAGCATCAATGTGCGCGGCAGGCCGTCGGCGCCGGTACGCGTCACCTCGCCCAGCAGCGGCGCCGAGTTGCGGAAGCCCTGGGCCGTCAGGTAGCGTGTCATCTCGGCCTCGGGGTGGATGCCAGCGGCGATGCGGCGCACCAGCTTGAGCACCGCCGAGTTGTCATAGGACAGCGAGCTGTTGGATTGCTCGGCCGACATCCACTGGATCTCGTCCATATCCAGCGCCAGGCCGGCCAGGCCGGGTTCCCCACGGAAACGGATCGGACCTCGCGGACTGCCCAGCTCTGCCCCGGCGCGCATTGCGCGCACCACCTCACGGGCAAAGCACTCTACGGCAAAGCCATCGGTTACCAGCCCCACCCGGCTGCCCTTGCGCACGCGCGCCATGGATAGCGAATGCGCCAGTTGCGAGGCTCCTTCGCCGCTGTCTTCGCGGTCCCACAGCAGCCCCACCGGCAACTGGTAGCACTCGGCACGGCTGTCCAGAGTCAGTTCCATTTCGCACAGGTAGGTTTCCTCGCCGGCCGTGCCGCGGCCAAACGGAATGGCGTAGGCTATGTCGACGCTGCCGATGCGCTCGCCCTTGGCGCCATACCAGCGGCGCCGCCCGATGTAATGCGGCAGGACCTCATGGGCCAGCGTACGGCGTGAAGCTTCGGTCAGCTCCGCCTGAGCGGTGTTGTGCATCACCAGCGTGATTTGATCGGGCATTTGCTCGGGAGCATCGACGTGCCAGGAAGGCGGATGGGCTTCTTCGCTCAGCACGAACCAGTAAAACCCGTAGGGCGGCAGCGTCAGCAGATAGGTGAGTTGGCCGATCGCGGGGAAGGGCGTGGCTCCTATCATTTCCACCGGCACGCGGCCGGCGAAGGCGGAGAGGTCGAGTTCCACGGCCTGCGGCGCCCGCGCCAGGTTGGCCACGCACAGGATGTGTTCGCCTTCGAACTCGCGTAAGTAGGCCAGGATCTTGCGATTGCCCGGAAACAGGAAACGCAGCGTGCCGCGCCCGAAGGCGCGGTGCTGGCGGCGCAGAGCCAGCATGCGGCGCATCCAGTTGAGCAGCGAATGCGGATCGCGGGCCTGGGCTTCCACGTTGACGGCTTCATAGCCGTACAGCGGCCCTTGCAACGGAGGCAGCACCAGGCGCTCCGGATCGGCGTGGGAGAAGCCGCCGTTCCGGTCGGGCGACCATTGCATGGGCGTGCGCACGCCGTCGCGGTCGCCCAGGTGGATGTTGTCGCCCATGCCAATCTCGTCGCCGTAATAGATCACGGGCGTGCCAGGCATCGAAAAAAGCAGGCTGTTCATCAGTTCGATGCGGCGGCGGTCGCGCTCCATCAACGGAGCCAGCCGGCGCCGGATACCGAGGTTGATACGGGCGCGGCGATCGGAAGCGTAGACCTCCCACAGGTAATCGCGCTCGGCGCTGGTGACCATTTCCAGAGTCAGTTCGTCATGGTTGCGCAGGAAGATCGCCCACTGGCAGTTGGGCGGGATCTCCGGCGTCTGCCGCATGATGTCTGTGATGGGAAAGCGATCCTCCCGTGCAATGGCCATGTACATGCGGGGCATCAGCGGGAAGTGGAACGACATATGGCATTCGTCGCCCAGTATCGTGGTTCCCTCGTTGCTCAGTTCGCCGGCGTTGTTCATGGCGGGAACGCTGGCGTGCGGCTGGCCCGTCAGTGCACGCGAGAGTGGCGCCGTGGACGTGGCTGTTGTGGCTTGGCCGCCGAAATACTGCTGGGCGTCCTCGGGCCACATATTGGCCTCGGCCAGTAGCAGGCGGCCGCTGTATTCGGCGTCCAGGTACGCGCGGATTCGTTTGATGACAGTGTGAGTCTCTGGCAGGTTCTCGTTGCTGGTGCCTTCGCGCTCGACCAGGTAGGGTACGGCATCGAGCCGCAGGCCGTCGACGCCGATATCGAGCCAGTAGCGCATCACCGACATGACCTCGCGCAACACCTGCGGATTGTCGAAATTCAGGTCCGGTTGATGCGAATAGAAGCGGTGCCAAAAATATGCGCCGGCCACCGGGTCCCAGCTCCAGTTGGACTTCTCAGTGTCGCAAAAGATGATCCGTGTGCCGGCATAGGTCTGGTCGGTGTCGGACCACACATAGTAGTTGCGCGCCGCCGAGCCCGGTTTGGCGCGGCGCGCACGCTGAAACCAGGGGTGTTGGTCCGAGGTGTGGTTGATCACCAGTTCGGTGATCACGCGCAGGCCGCGCGCGTGTGCCGCCGCGATAAAGCGGCGCGCCTCACCCAACGTGCCGTAATCAGGGTGGACATTGCGGTAGTCCGCGATGTCGTAGCCGTCATCGCGGCGCGGCGAGGGATAGAACGGCAGCAGCCAGATGGTGTCGACGCCCAGGTTGACAAGGTAGTCGAGCTTCGCAGACAAGCCGGCAAAGTCGCCCACGCCATCGCCGTTGCCATCATAGAAGGACTTGATATGCAACTGGTAGATGACCGCGTCCTTGTACCAGAGCGGGTCAGCGTGGAGGAGGGCGGCATGGCCCGGATCGGTCAGGCGTTTCATGCCCGCCTCTCGCGCAGCGGCCGGACGTGCCACAGGGCAAACGGCAGCGAATACGGGTCCAGCCGGATATGCTGGTTCTTGCCCTGCCAGGTAAAGCAGCGTCCATGCATCAGGTCTTCAACGTCAAGCGCGCCGTGGTCGGGGAGTCCCCATTCCCACAGGGGGAGTTCGATTGCCGACTCGCGCGCCGCGCGCGGGTCCAGGCTGATCGCCGCCAGCAGCACGTCATCGCCGAAGCTGGTGGCGCGCTCGGCACTGCCTGCGGGGCCCGTTATTCGCGGCACGAAGCGGGCGAAGTACAGCACCGCGTCGTCGCTGGCGTGGTAGAAGCGCAAGCCGAGGTGGTTCTGAAGCGCCGGGTGGCTGGCGCGGATCGCGTTCAGCCGCGATATCTCCGCAACGATGTTGCCGGGTTGCTGCCAGTCCCGCACGCGCAGTTGGTACTTCTCGGAGTCGAGATACTCTTCCTTGGGCACGCCGTCTTTCAGCATTGGCGTGCCTTCGCATAGTTCAAAGCCGCTGTACATGCCCCATAGCCCCGAGAGCAGGGTCGCCAGTGCGGCCCGGATCAGGAAGCCCGGCCGACCGCTGTCGTGCAGGAAGTAGGGGTTGATGTCTGGCGTGTTAACGAAGAAATGCGGACGGAAAAACTCGCGCAGCGGCCCTTGCGTGAGTTCGGTCATGTACTCGGTCAACTCGCGCTTGTGGTTCCGCCAGGTAAAGTACGTATAGGACTGGTTGAAGCCCAGCTTGGCCAGGCGCCCCATCATCTTGGGTCGTGTAAATGCCTCCGCCAGGAACAGTGCATCGGGAAAGCGCGAGCGCACGTCTTCGATCATCCACTCCCAGAACGGCAGCGGCTTGGTATGTGGATTGTCTACGCGGAAGATGCGTACGCCTTGCTCGGCCCAGAACACCACGACGTCCCGCAATGCCAGCCACAGCGCGGCAGCTGCAGGGGGCTTGCAGTAGAAATCGACGTTGACGATGTCCTCGTACTTCTTCGGCGGGTTCTCCGCATAGCGCAACGAGCCGTCGGGCCGGTACGCGAACCACTCCGGATGCTCGCGCAGCCACGGATGGTCCGGCGAGCACTGGATGGCGAAGTCCAGCGCCAGTTCTAGCCCTTCGGCGGCGGCGGCCTCGCGCAAGCGACGGAAATCATCGAACGTGCCCAGTTCCGCGTGGATGGCATCGTGGCCACCTTCCGCCGCGCCGATGGCATAGGGGCTGCCCGGGTCGCCCGCCTGGGCCCGCAGGCTGTTGTTGCGGCCCTTGCGATGGGTGCGACCGATGGGATGGATGGGTGGGAAGTACAGCACGTCGAAGCCCATGGCGCGGATGGCCGGCAGCCGCGCGATTACGTCGTCGAAGGTACCGTGTCGGCCTGGGTCGCCACTCTGCGAGCGCGGGAACAGTTCGTACCAGCTAGCAAAGCGCGCCGTAAGCCGGTCCGCCTCTACTGGCAGCACTACCGGGTGGCGCGTTGCAAAGGCGCGCGGGTCGGCAGCCTGCATGGCGGCGCGGGTGCGCGGCGATAACAGCAGCTCCAGCCGACGCGCATCGCCGCCGGGGTTGTCGCGCAAGGCCTCCAGGTCGGTCGCGATGGCGTGCATCTCGGCATTGTCGGACGACGCCGTGTCCGCCGCCACGGCTACTAGGCGCGCGCCTTCCTCGATCTCCAGCGTCACGTCCACGCCCGCCTGCTTCTTCTTGCCGACCTCGTCGCACCAGCTGGCGAATGTATCCCGCCAGGCTTCCAATGTGAATTCGTGCCTGCCCAGCCCGCGCAGTGGGAAGCTGCCGCTCCAGCGATCGTTGACGCCCGGCTCCAGCGCGGATTGCTGCCAATCCTGCTCGCCTGGGCCGCGCCATAGCAGCACTGCGGCGAGCTTGTCATGGCCGTCCATCCAGATATCGGCTTCCACCTCCACCCGCTCCCCGAGCACGCGGCGTACCGCGAAGCGGCCACCCTCGCAAGCCGGCGTCACATTTTCTATGGCGATGCGCGGTGCGTTCAAGGCGGCGGCCACGCTTTTCTCCAGCGTGGCCCGTACCGCCGCCGCGATGCGCTTGCCGTTGCGTCGCGCAGGCGTGGTCTGCGCGGCGTTAGGCACCGGGTGGTAAAGCTGGATGCCAGCCGGCGCCAGCGCGATGGTCGCCATCGCGTCGAGTATTGCATCTGCAGGGTCCGCCCCACCGGGGCCTCCCTCGGCCGGCAGCAGCGCGCCCGCGCCCTGGGGCAGCGCGGCAAGGATGCGGTCGGCACCGAGCGTGGCCGCCTCCTGAGTATCGGGGTTGATCACAATGGCTAGCGCCGTGGGGTCCTCGCCCACGGTGCCGCCTGTGCGCGCCAGCACAGTCAATGGTGTGCTGCCGCCGCTCACCCGCCGAAGGCTGCGCACCGGGGCACAGCCACGCGCCGCCAGCCAAGCATTGGCGTGGATCAGTTCGTGGGAGAGATCGTAGGGCGGCGCGGCTTCGCCGTCGCCGCCGGTCTCGAATCCGGCGGGCACCATCAAACCGTCGCCAATCGCGGCGGCGGCCCACAGAGCGCGCCGCGCCACCAGCGCGTCGGTGCCGGCTGCATTCAGCGCCGGTGCAGCGAGCACGGCGCCGAAGGGCCGCAGGCGTGCAATTTCATCGGTAAGCCAGGCGCTGCGGTAATCCCACCACGGTAGCGAGCAGAAGGCACCGTCGAAGCCACAGGGCGTAAGGTCCTCGAGTTGCGCTGGCGCGAGCCCCGGGGCCCAGGCCAGGAAAGCCAGGCTACGGCCAGGCGCGGCGCGGCGGGCGCTAGCTATCAGTACCGCCCAGTGCCGCCCCGGCACGCGTGCCGGCGCACGGCAGACGAAGCCGGCAATGCCAGCCGCGACTGGCGTGCGCAGGCGCTCGCTCCACCATGGCACCAGTGCGGCGGCGCAATGCGAATCGTGCCACCGCAGGCGCACACCCGGTAGGTGGTTATCCGTGTCGCGCGGGTCAGCACCCAGGCCTGCGGGTTCGCGCCAGCACGGCTCCAGATTCGCGCTGCCGTCAGGGTAGCGGTCAAGTGCAAGCTCCAGCAGGCACGACAAGCCATGCGCGCTGCAGGCGGCCACGGCCTGAGCCAGGGCCTCCGCTTGCGGATGCAGGACCGGCCAGCCCGCTAGCAGGACATGATCGAAGCCAAGTGCCGCCGCGCGGGCCAGCGCATCGTTGCTGGGGGCGCCGTCAGGCTGGGTGAGTGTCAGGTCTATTTGGCAGATTCGCACGTCTCATTCCCGCTTGTTGCCATCACGCCGGCGTGGGTGCTCACAGCTAAGCCGCGAACGGATCCGCCGGCACCTCGAAGCGCCGCTGCAGCGCGCCCTTGCAGGCGGGCTCGCTAGCCAGTGCGCTGGCGCGGCAGATCGGGGGCAAGAAAGCATCAGAAGCCGTGTGCCGCGCCTGGGTGCCTAAGCCATCGGGCACTGCGATAAATAGGGGGCTTGAACTCAAGGTGCACCTCCTTCGGAATCCGTTGCCAGATTACCGGGTGATGGAAAATGAGGATCTTGTGCCGCATCGATGGCACGGGACCGCGCGTCATCAGAGTGGCCCGCGTTGGCGAAGCGCTTTCTAATGCTGCTCAAGCCCTTTGCGGGAATGCGGCTGGACTCGTGCCTCAGGGATATGCGAAGCGTGTGCCAGGCATTGAACTGAAATTGAAGAAAAACCTGGATAGCAAGGCAGGCAAAGGGCGTGCGGCGAAAAACCGGCGGGCGCGTGGAGTGCGGCTTACGGCGCCGGGCGGGCAGACTGTGTAAAATCTATCGTTCTGGGGGTGGCAGAGCAGGCAGAAATGCGCACGCACCCGCCGTGCGGTGGCACTTGCGGCCCGCGAGTTCCACCGCCGGCATCGCGGCCCGCTTGCAAGGAGTCTGACCATATGGCTCATCAGGTGCGGTTATGCAGCCCCTTGAGACTGATGCCCACCGATGGCGCTGCCTGCCGCGCGCCGACGTCAACCGGGCCGGGCGTGGCCACCGAAATACGAAAGGAGGCCAAACAGGTGCTGTAGGCCGGTGAGAGAATTTCCCGGGTGTGGGGGCGCGAGATGTCCGTCAGCACGCCACGCACGCGCTTTCATTCCGGGAACGTACCGCAATCGTCCCGACGCCCTAGCGCGCGCTTTCGTCCGCAGTGAACAAAGCCACCATCTCCCGGTTGAAGGCGGGAATGTCGTCTGGTTTGCGGCTGCTGACCCAGTTGCCGTCCCGAGCGACCTCGCGGTCCACCCATTCGCCACCAGCATTTCGGATATCGTCGGCCAGCGACGGCCAGCTGGTCAGGGTGCGTCCCTTGACCAGGCCAGCGGACACCAACAGCCATGCACCGTGGCAGATCACCGCGATCGGTTTGCCGTCAGCCTGGATTTTCTTGATGAAGCGCTGCGCCTCTGGCCTGGTACGCAAGCTATCCGCGTTTATGACACCGCCTGGCAGCACCACCGCATCGAAATCGTCGGGCTGTGCCTCGGCGAGCACGGCCTGCACGCTGAAACGGTCGGCCTTGGCCGCGTGATGCGCACCCTGGACTTCGCCGTCTTGCGGCGCCACGATCACGGTGGTGGCGCCGGCTTGCTGCAAGGCCTGGCGCGGGCCGGTGAGTTCGACCTGTTCGAACATGTCAGTGACAAGCAGCGCAACGCGCTTGCCGGCGAGCGCAGTCGAGGAATCATCCGCATGCGGGGTCGGGAAGCGTTCGTGGTTCTTGTGCATATCTGGCTCCTTGGATCGAAGGCATTGAAATTGAGGGAGGGACGGCAATCGCCAGGGCGCCGTGTAGCTTTGGCGAACAGCGTGTAGAACAGTCATGCTTGCGCGACGCATCGCCACTGTGGGCCTCGGCGCTTGGCGACGTGCCGCCGCTAGGGCCTGCGCTGCCAGGAGCTTCCACGGCCTTCTGCGGCAACTGGGTCGACGCGGATTGCGCCGCCGACCCGCCGCCCTTGCCAAAGCGAGCGGCCAGGTTGTCCTGGATTCGCGCCAGGACGTCGGCTTGGCGCTTCCTCGGCTTCCTTGGCCTTGCGGGCATCGGCAGTCTGTTGCTGCTCCGGCGTCGGCCGGGGCCGTCGTGCATGAAGCGCTCCGCAGGCGGGCCGGGCAGATTGACGTTAATTTGGCGGACCTCCATAGACACGGCATCGCACGCAAAAATGGCTTGGTCAATCCCCAGTGGCAATATCCATGCCTCCGCTGGCGGCGGTCTATCGTTGCGCGGCGATCCCTTCGCCGCCGCATTCCAGCCGCGCCTGGGCCGAGCCGAGCATATGTCCGGCACGGTGCACGCTCAGGCGCACGCCGTGGTGACAGATGCTCTCGCCGTAGCCCAATGTCTGCGCTCCCACTGCCAGTAGCGCTCGGGCGCTGTCAGGTCGGCCAGTTGTTCCCCACCGAAAAGCGGATACTGGCTGGCGTAGGCGGCCACGGCGCGGGCTTTGCGCAGCTTCGTCACAGGAAGCGAACGCAAGCCGGACGGTGCCGCAAGCGTAGCCACGATCCCTGCGTCGTTCCACGTCGCCAGTTGGCGGTCAAGGGCGCCTGGCGTGCGGCGGTGAATTGCATCCTCATAGAAAAACCAAGGCCGTGCCGAATCCCGTTCCCAGACCACCGCGCATGCGGCGTGGACAATGCCGTGATCGCTATGATGCAGGCCGGCCGGTGCCAGTACGAGCGAATCGGTGAGTGTAAGCAGTACCGCCGACAGCGCCTCGGCCAATGCTGCCTGCGATGGAGACGTGCCATATTGTCCATCGAGGTAATCGAGCCAAAGTGGTTGCGCCTCCAGCATGGCGAGTCCAATGCGGTCTTCCTCCCGCCGGGCCAGTACCGCCTGGCGGGCGCTGGCAAAGCCTGCGGTGGCATCCCAGGGCGGCGCTGACATGGCGACGGGCGGCAGGCCCGCCAGCGCCGTGATCACGAGCGCGCCGGGTAATGCCGCCATCAGCTCGCCGCAGCTGAACACGGCATCGTCAAGGTGCGGCGAGATGACCAGTGCGCTCGGCTTCCGCATCACGCCTGCCTCAGGCTATGATGCGCGCGGCGTCTGGACGCGCCCACCAACGATGCTCGCCCACGGCTTCGAGGAACGCGTCATGCTGCGCCCTCGCGTCCTTCTTGCCCAGCACCACGCCCGGCCCGGCAAAACCGCCTTCGATTCCAGCGGCCCGCGCGGCTGCCGCAACTAGCACGGCACCGGAGCCGTCCGCGCCGACCGGCTTGTAGTGCTTGTACGCCTCACAGATAAAGAGCAGAGCGGCGGGATCGGCCTGCAGCGCGCTGACATCGCCATCGGGCACGTACACAGCGTCGAACAGCACCGAACCCACGGACGGCAGCGCGTGATCCACCGGCACCGCTTCGCCTTCGGCGGAGGTCACACCATTGGCGCGCGGACCGATCACTTTGGCGGATGCCCCGGCCGCTCCGGCGCGCGCCTTAAGCGAGGCGAGCGCCGCGCCGCTGACGCCATCTGCCACCAACACGGCGATCTTGCGGCCACGGATGTCCCCTTTAGGCTGGGATGCCAGGCTTAACGCCGGCGAAGCCTCGATGCCATAGTCATCAATCTCGGCTGGCCGGCCCACTGGCGCTACCTCAATGCCAAGCTTGCTCGCCACGCCGCTGGCCAGCTCGGGCGCAACGTGGGCCAACTGGCCGACCACGCGGGCACGGATGCCGGGGATCTCCACCTTGGAGAGTTCGAATGTGTAGGCATCCACGATCTGGGCCTTCTCGATGTCTGACTGGCTGCGCCAGAACAGGTTGGCCTGAGAAAAATGATCAGAGAAAGTCTCACTGCGCTGGCGCACCTTGGCCGCGCCGTCCGCTGCAGCCTCGGCATAGCCCAAGTGGGCGTCGGTCTCGCCCGCCAGGAATGAGCAGCCGCCACCCACGGCGTTGGGCTGGTAACTGGAGCGACCCTTCACCACGGTCTGGCGCATAAAGCCGTCGCGCTGGTTATTGTGCACCGGGCAAAGCGGCCGGTTGATCGGCAACTCGTGGAAGTTGGGTCCGCCCAGCCGTGTGAGCTGTGTATCCAGGTAGGAGAAGAGCCGGCCCTGCAGCAGCGGATCGTTGGTGAAATCCAGGCCTGGCACCAAATGCCCCGGGTGGAACGCCACCTGCTCGGTCTCCGCGAAGAAGTTGTCCGGGTTGCGGTTCAGCACCATCGTGCCCACGCGGCGCACTGGCACCAGTTCCTCTGGGATCAACTTGGTCGGGTCGAGCAGATC
This genomic stretch from Cupriavidus basilensis harbors:
- the glgB gene encoding 1,4-alpha-glucan branching protein GlgB, which codes for MPRAASPLSLAIPDLEALLAGRHVDPFAVLGPHPSCDHTVVRACLPGALSAWLAAADGTRLAELERLHPGGIFAGTLAGTAGARDYRIGMRWPDGSEQLSADPYAFGILLGDLDLHLIAEGRHFELGSCLGAQVQTLEGIDGVRFAVWAPNARRVSVIGDFNGWNPVRHPMRLRHGAGIWELFIPGAMGAAPDCRYKFDLLGALGEPLPDKADPVALATEAPPATASVVARPGTSAPPYSWTDQAWMRRRASTDARAAPLSIYEMHVTSWLAEINDPMHGWARLADRLIPYVRELGFTHIELLPVMEHPFGGSWGYQPLSLFAPTARLGPPQAFAAFVDRCHAAGIGVILDWVPAHFPTDPHGLAEFDGTALYEYQDPREGFHQDWNTLIYNLGRNEVRGFMLASALHWLEHYHIDGLRVDAVASMLYRDYSRQPGQWLPNRFGGRENLEAVAFLRELNTVVRERCRGAMTIAEESTSWPGVTAPVENGGLGFTFKWNMGWMHDTLRYLSRDSVHRAWHHQDLTFGTVYAWSEAFVLPISHDEMVHGKGSMIGKTLGDNWQRFANLRAYYGFMWTHPGKKLLYMGAEFAQWREWNHDTELDWWLLEQPEHRGMLTLVRDLNRLHSALPALHALDHRPEGFSWVVGDDSRNSVFAYLRRAAPGSRDVVLAVVNMTPVVRPGYRLGVPFAGRWQECINTDAACYGGSNVGNGGEVQATATPSHGLPACATLTIPPLATLVLRLVPEGA
- a CDS encoding putative maltokinase, encoding MKRLTDPGHAALLHADPLWYKDAVIYQLHIKSFYDGNGDGVGDFAGLSAKLDYLVNLGVDTIWLLPFYPSPRRDDGYDIADYRNVHPDYGTLGEARRFIAAAHARGLRVITELVINHTSDQHPWFQRARRAKPGSAARNYYVWSDTDQTYAGTRIIFCDTEKSNWSWDPVAGAYFWHRFYSHQPDLNFDNPQVLREVMSVMRYWLDIGVDGLRLDAVPYLVEREGTSNENLPETHTVIKRIRAYLDAEYSGRLLLAEANMWPEDAQQYFGGQATTATSTAPLSRALTGQPHASVPAMNNAGELSNEGTTILGDECHMSFHFPLMPRMYMAIAREDRFPITDIMRQTPEIPPNCQWAIFLRNHDELTLEMVTSAERDYLWEVYASDRRARINLGIRRRLAPLMERDRRRIELMNSLLFSMPGTPVIYYGDEIGMGDNIHLGDRDGVRTPMQWSPDRNGGFSHADPERLVLPPLQGPLYGYEAVNVEAQARDPHSLLNWMRRMLALRRQHRAFGRGTLRFLFPGNRKILAYLREFEGEHILCVANLARAPQAVELDLSAFAGRVPVEMIGATPFPAIGQLTYLLTLPPYGFYWFVLSEEAHPPSWHVDAPEQMPDQITLVMHNTAQAELTEASRRTLAHEVLPHYIGRRRWYGAKGERIGSVDIAYAIPFGRGTAGEETYLCEMELTLDSRAECYQLPVGLLWDREDSGEGASQLAHSLSMARVRKGSRVGLVTDGFAVECFAREVVRAMRAGAELGSPRGPIRFRGEPGLAGLALDMDEIQWMSAEQSNSSLSYDNSAVLKLVRRIAAGIHPEAEMTRYLTAQGFRNSAPLLGEVTRTGADGLPRTLMLLQGYILNQGDAWGWTLDYLGRAIDDALPSDNSEEEFAEALKGYSTVACTLGQRLAELHTVLAQPSGDSAFAPEAAGQAQAQHWADEALAELEGAMSLLTTRAGELARRARNDRFAADIDTLLAAREHLPRLVARLAAAAPGSLQTRIHGDFHLGQVLIAQNDTYLVDFEGEPGLPLDWRRRKTSPLRDVAGLLRSFDYAAATVGTDRHERTHATLPPALTQRREALLDSFRDAACSAFLAGYRQVAEGAAQPWAPAEKMDALLDLFLLERAAYEVGYEAANRVAWIDLPVNGLARLIRKLTGPGENGNEQS